The Hymenobacter sp. GOD-10R genome includes a window with the following:
- a CDS encoding glycoside hydrolase family 43 protein, protein MTTPSLLRCLPFLLSGTLLASCSKDVYLFTSFHEPANEGLRLLYSYDGYKWQDLGRTFLTPQAGPSKLMRDPSITQGPDGTYHLVWTCGWKGDKGFGYASSKDLIHWSEQRFVDVMSHEPTTVNVWAPEIFYDKPTDQYLIVWASTIPFRFPKGQEDEDNNHRLYYTTTKNFQSFTPAKLYLDPGFSAIDSEVLQRGPGDYVLVVKDNTRPERDIKVAFGPTALGPFPNVSKPFTANFTEGPSVAKLPHGEWLIYYDAYREKKYGAMKTADFKTFTDASVQVSVPVGHKHGTIFMAPRKTLKKLQQESAAAPAPSATSSSVKP, encoded by the coding sequence ATGACTACACCTAGCCTCCTGCGCTGCTTGCCCTTCCTGCTCAGTGGAACTCTGCTGGCGTCCTGCTCCAAAGACGTGTACCTATTCACGTCGTTTCACGAGCCGGCCAACGAAGGCTTGCGCTTGCTCTACAGCTACGACGGCTACAAGTGGCAGGACCTAGGTCGCACCTTTCTCACCCCGCAAGCTGGCCCAAGCAAGCTAATGCGCGACCCCTCCATCACGCAGGGTCCCGATGGCACCTACCACCTCGTCTGGACTTGCGGCTGGAAGGGCGACAAAGGTTTCGGCTATGCTAGCTCCAAAGATCTGATTCACTGGTCGGAGCAGCGCTTTGTCGATGTGATGAGCCACGAGCCCACCACCGTAAACGTATGGGCGCCCGAGATTTTTTACGACAAGCCCACTGATCAATACCTCATCGTGTGGGCCTCGACTATTCCATTCCGTTTCCCGAAAGGGCAGGAGGACGAAGACAACAACCACCGTCTCTACTACACCACCACGAAGAATTTCCAATCCTTCACGCCTGCCAAGCTCTACCTAGACCCTGGTTTCAGCGCCATCGATTCGGAGGTGCTCCAGCGCGGCCCCGGCGACTACGTGCTGGTCGTGAAGGACAACACCCGGCCTGAGCGCGATATCAAGGTGGCCTTTGGCCCCACGGCCCTAGGTCCGTTCCCGAACGTGTCGAAGCCCTTCACAGCTAACTTCACCGAAGGCCCGAGCGTGGCTAAACTGCCGCATGGCGAGTGGCTGATCTACTACGACGCCTACCGCGAGAAGAAGTACGGCGCCATGAAAACCGCCGATTTCAAAACGTTCACCGACGCCTCGGTGCAAGTGAGCGTGCCGGTGGGGCACAAGCACGGCACCATCTTCATGGCCCCGCGCAAAACTCTGAAGAAACTACAGCAAGAATCGGCAGCCGCTCCGGCCCCGAGCGCCACCTCAAGCAGCGTAAAACCATGA
- a CDS encoding glycoside hydrolase family 140 protein, translated as MFIKARTPFLLLLISLLAAWTPVEPTGKLKVSANGRYLTTESGKPFFWLGDTGWLLFNKLKREEAETYLEDRRKKGFNVIQVMVLHQVPAVNVYGDSALVRADIARPLTTQGNTATDPAQYDFWDHVDYIVDLAAKKGLYMGMVPVWGTNVKNGKVTQKQAKTYATFLAERYRNCPNIIWLNGGDIAGSDSMQVWNTIGTTLKANDPNHLVTYHPRGRTQSSDWFHQAKWLDFNMYQSGHQRYEQDTSRKEKNHYGPDNWRYQQADYKLTPTKPSLDGEPSYEGIPHGLHDITQPRWTDADVRRYGYWSVFAGAFGYTYGQNSVMQMHSSFDKGSAYGSKELWSSAINAPGSAQMQYLKQLMLSRPYFDRVPDQSLIAGDAGQKYDRLVATRGKNYAFIYTYNGRNMKVNLGKIAGTKVKAAWFSPRDGKTTAIGTFPNKGTQEFNPPADKKDGNDWVLILDSV; from the coding sequence ATGTTTATAAAAGCGCGTACCCCTTTTCTACTTCTCCTGATTTCCCTGCTGGCGGCTTGGACGCCGGTGGAGCCCACCGGCAAACTGAAGGTGTCAGCCAACGGCCGGTACCTGACGACGGAGAGCGGCAAACCGTTCTTCTGGCTGGGCGATACCGGTTGGCTGCTGTTCAACAAGCTTAAGCGCGAGGAAGCCGAAACCTACCTAGAAGACCGCCGCAAAAAGGGCTTCAACGTTATTCAGGTGATGGTGCTGCACCAAGTACCGGCCGTAAACGTGTACGGCGACTCCGCCCTGGTGCGCGCTGACATAGCTCGGCCCCTAACTACCCAAGGCAACACCGCCACCGACCCCGCGCAGTACGACTTCTGGGACCATGTCGACTACATCGTGGACCTAGCTGCCAAGAAAGGCCTCTACATGGGCATGGTGCCGGTGTGGGGCACCAATGTGAAAAACGGCAAGGTGACCCAAAAACAAGCCAAGACCTACGCCACTTTTCTGGCTGAACGCTACCGGAACTGCCCCAATATCATCTGGCTCAACGGCGGCGACATTGCCGGCTCCGACTCAATGCAGGTTTGGAACACCATCGGCACGACGTTGAAAGCCAACGATCCGAACCACCTGGTAACCTACCACCCACGCGGCCGCACGCAGTCGTCAGACTGGTTTCATCAAGCCAAGTGGTTGGATTTCAACATGTACCAATCGGGGCACCAGCGTTACGAACAGGATACCTCACGGAAGGAAAAGAACCACTACGGCCCTGACAACTGGCGCTATCAGCAAGCCGACTACAAACTGACGCCAACTAAACCTAGCCTCGACGGCGAGCCTTCCTACGAAGGCATCCCGCACGGCCTTCACGACATTACCCAACCCCGCTGGACCGATGCCGACGTGCGTCGCTACGGCTATTGGTCGGTGTTCGCGGGTGCGTTTGGTTACACCTATGGCCAAAACTCGGTGATGCAGATGCACAGCAGCTTCGATAAAGGCAGCGCTTACGGCTCGAAAGAACTGTGGTCGTCGGCCATCAACGCGCCGGGCTCTGCACAGATGCAGTACCTAAAGCAGCTGATGCTCTCCCGTCCTTATTTCGACCGGGTGCCGGACCAATCGTTGATTGCCGGCGACGCAGGCCAGAAGTATGACCGACTGGTAGCCACACGCGGTAAGAACTACGCCTTCATCTACACCTATAATGGCCGAAACATGAAGGTGAACCTAGGTAAGATCGCCGGCACCAAGGTGAAAGCCGCCTGGTTCAGCCCCCGCGACGGCAAGACCACCGCCATCGGTACGTTCCCCAACAAAGGCACGCAGGAGTTCAACCCACCCGCGGACAAGAAGGACGGGAATGATTGGGTGCTGATTCTAGATTCAGTGTAG
- a CDS encoding DUF6298 domain-containing protein: MGCLALPSSVQAQKPKIVKPLPPLSVSKEDKLVYVPDEKGNRIPDFSYCGYAASEKAIPDAPVRILVPLKQGDATQRIQAALDYVATLPASRDGIRGAVLLEKGTYELAGGLQIKASGVVLRGSGSGEAGTILLGSGLNRETLIRVLGKNDRKLDAEVAVADTYVPVNATKIRVAKAGAFKAGDQVLVHRPTTKEWLQELGTLEFGGGISALGWKPGTREQDWDRQVVAVEGDVLTLDAPLTTALDAIYGGGTVRTYHWPSRITQVGVENLRCRSTFDVKNPKDEAHRWMAVTLENVADAWVRQVVFEHFAGSAVAAFETAKRVTVEDCKNLAPVSEIGGQRRNAFYTNGQQTLFQRLYSEHGYHDFAVGYAAAGPNAFVQGQTYESLSFSGAIDSWATGVLFDVVNIDGNALSYANRGQDGQGAGWCAANSVFWQCTAARIDCFQPPTAQNWAFGSWAQFQGNGYWGESNNSIQPRSLYYAQLAERLGKSMAVKPHVMPVQTEASSSPSVKVANELTANSTQPAPQLTNWITQASQRQPIPVAAGGAKTIDQVKTKSSASQPSAAPMRVVNGWLVRGTNLVTGSRQDVPWWNSSVRPEVLKSAGEAITRYVPGRTGRGHTDDLAQLTDSMLSRHQVGIEQNYALWYERRRDDHERVRRLDGDVWPPFYEVPFARSGQETAWDGLSKYDLTKYNPWYWGRLRQFADLADQKGLVLIHQNYFQHNIIEAGAHYADFTWRPVNNINNTGFPEPPPYAGDKRIFMAEQFYDINHPVRRALHRAYIRQCLNNFTENNGVIQLIGAEFTGPLHFVQFWLDTIKEWEQETGKKALVGLSTTKDVQDAILADPARAAVVDIIDIRYWHYQADGTAYAPLGGQNLAPRQHARLLKPKASSFDQVYRAVHEYRQRYPEKAVIYSGDGADKFGWAVLMAGGSLPDVPAVQDPRFLASAAAMPVIAQPTEQPENTAKQFALASPGKSYIQYCDAAVPAQLDLSKTSGSFRVHWLDAKDGHLIGKEQKVKGGKALELKNPQASPAILWVEHA, from the coding sequence ATGGGGTGCCTAGCTTTGCCTAGCTCGGTGCAGGCCCAAAAGCCGAAAATTGTCAAGCCACTACCACCGCTTTCGGTCAGCAAAGAAGACAAGCTGGTGTACGTGCCCGACGAGAAAGGCAACCGCATTCCGGACTTCTCTTACTGCGGCTACGCGGCCAGCGAAAAGGCCATTCCGGATGCGCCCGTTCGCATCTTGGTGCCCCTAAAACAAGGCGACGCCACCCAACGCATCCAAGCCGCCCTCGACTATGTCGCCACGCTACCAGCTAGCCGCGACGGTATTCGCGGCGCGGTGCTATTAGAAAAGGGCACATATGAGCTAGCCGGCGGCTTGCAGATCAAAGCCTCCGGCGTGGTGTTGCGCGGCAGCGGCAGCGGCGAAGCTGGTACCATCTTGCTCGGTAGCGGCCTGAATCGCGAAACCCTCATCCGCGTCCTAGGTAAGAACGACCGTAAGCTTGACGCCGAAGTGGCCGTGGCCGATACCTACGTGCCGGTAAACGCCACGAAAATTCGCGTGGCCAAAGCTGGTGCCTTCAAAGCCGGCGACCAGGTGCTGGTGCACCGCCCCACAACCAAGGAGTGGCTGCAAGAGCTAGGTACTTTAGAGTTTGGCGGCGGCATCTCAGCCCTCGGTTGGAAGCCCGGTACCCGCGAGCAAGATTGGGACCGGCAAGTAGTAGCCGTGGAAGGTGACGTGCTGACCCTCGATGCCCCGCTTACTACTGCCCTCGACGCCATCTACGGCGGCGGCACCGTGCGCACGTACCACTGGCCAAGCCGCATTACGCAAGTAGGCGTCGAAAACCTACGTTGCCGTTCCACCTTCGACGTCAAGAACCCCAAAGACGAGGCGCATCGCTGGATGGCTGTTACGTTGGAAAACGTAGCCGATGCCTGGGTGCGCCAAGTGGTGTTTGAGCATTTTGCTGGCTCCGCCGTAGCCGCTTTCGAAACGGCTAAGCGCGTGACGGTAGAAGACTGCAAGAACCTAGCTCCCGTGTCGGAAATAGGTGGGCAGCGTCGCAACGCATTCTATACCAACGGACAACAAACGCTTTTCCAGCGTCTCTACTCCGAGCACGGCTACCATGATTTTGCCGTGGGCTACGCCGCTGCGGGACCGAATGCCTTTGTGCAAGGGCAAACATACGAGTCGCTGAGCTTCAGCGGCGCTATTGACAGTTGGGCCACTGGTGTACTGTTTGATGTGGTGAACATCGACGGCAACGCCCTGAGCTACGCCAACCGCGGCCAAGATGGACAGGGCGCTGGCTGGTGCGCCGCGAATAGTGTATTCTGGCAATGCACTGCCGCCCGCATCGACTGCTTTCAACCCCCTACGGCCCAGAACTGGGCCTTTGGCAGTTGGGCGCAGTTTCAGGGCAATGGCTACTGGGGTGAGTCGAACAACAGCATTCAGCCACGTAGCCTCTACTACGCGCAGCTAGCCGAGCGCCTAGGCAAGAGCATGGCGGTGAAGCCGCACGTGATGCCGGTGCAAACCGAAGCCTCCAGCAGCCCGAGCGTGAAAGTGGCGAATGAGCTGACGGCCAACTCGACGCAACCCGCCCCGCAGCTTACCAACTGGATTACCCAAGCCAGCCAGCGCCAGCCAATTCCGGTGGCCGCGGGTGGGGCCAAAACCATTGATCAAGTAAAAACAAAGTCCTCGGCCAGCCAGCCGTCGGCGGCGCCTATGCGCGTCGTTAACGGCTGGCTGGTGCGGGGCACCAACCTTGTGACTGGCAGCCGCCAAGATGTGCCGTGGTGGAACAGCAGCGTGCGGCCCGAGGTGTTGAAGTCGGCCGGTGAAGCCATTACGCGTTATGTGCCCGGTCGCACCGGCCGCGGCCACACCGACGACCTAGCTCAGCTGACTGACTCTATGCTCAGCCGCCACCAAGTGGGTATCGAGCAGAACTACGCCCTCTGGTACGAGCGTCGCCGCGACGACCACGAGCGGGTGCGTCGCCTCGATGGCGACGTGTGGCCACCCTTCTACGAAGTACCCTTTGCCCGCAGCGGCCAGGAAACTGCCTGGGATGGCCTGAGCAAGTACGACCTCACCAAATACAATCCGTGGTATTGGGGCCGTCTACGCCAATTTGCCGACCTAGCCGATCAGAAAGGTTTGGTGCTTATTCACCAGAACTACTTCCAGCACAACATCATCGAGGCCGGCGCGCACTACGCCGATTTCACTTGGCGCCCCGTCAACAACATCAACAACACCGGCTTCCCCGAGCCGCCCCCGTATGCCGGCGACAAGCGCATCTTCATGGCCGAGCAGTTCTACGACATCAACCATCCGGTACGTCGTGCATTGCACCGGGCCTACATTCGGCAGTGCCTCAACAACTTCACTGAGAACAATGGCGTCATTCAGCTGATCGGGGCGGAATTTACGGGTCCATTGCATTTCGTGCAGTTCTGGCTCGATACCATCAAAGAGTGGGAGCAGGAAACCGGTAAGAAAGCCCTCGTCGGCCTGAGCACGACCAAGGACGTGCAAGACGCCATTCTAGCCGATCCGGCCCGCGCCGCCGTTGTCGACATCATCGACATTCGCTACTGGCACTACCAAGCCGACGGCACCGCCTACGCCCCCCTCGGCGGGCAGAACCTGGCTCCGCGCCAGCACGCCCGCTTGCTCAAGCCGAAAGCTAGCTCCTTCGACCAAGTGTACCGCGCCGTGCACGAGTACCGCCAGCGCTACCCCGAAAAGGCCGTTATATACTCCGGTGATGGGGCTGATAAGTTTGGCTGGGCCGTGCTGATGGCGGGTGGCTCGCTGCCCGATGTGCCCGCCGTGCAAGATCCTAGGTTCTTGGCGTCGGCGGCTGCCATGCCGGTCATAGCGCAGCCCACAGAACAGCCGGAGAATACGGCCAAACAGTTTGCCCTAGCTAGCCCCGGCAAGTCTTACATCCAGTACTGCGACGCTGCCGTGCCGGCCCAACTTGATTTGAGCAAGACGTCGGGCTCGTTCCGGGTGCATTGGCTTGATGCAAAAGATGGACACCTTATCGGGAAAGAGCAGAAAGTGAAGGGCGGTAAAGCCTTGGAATTGAAGAACCCGCAAGCCTCGCCTGCTATCCTGTGGGTGGAACATGCATAG
- a CDS encoding polysaccharide lyase, whose product MNKNLAFLTLLLAAGATRPAWAQYPTIPPDVEAKAEAYLAEAEKHSDEMWAKALPIVEKEAKAGKPFIPWAAKPSDLPQSELLAFPGAEGGGAHSFGGRGGKVYVVTTLADSGPGSLREACEQGGARIVVFNVAGIIKLKSPIIIRAPYITIAGQTAPGDGVCVANESVWINTHDVVVRYLRFRRGATEVGRRDDALGGNPVGNIMIDHVSASWGLDENMSMYRHVYHNPETGKADKLPTVNVTIQNSIFSEALDYYNHAFGSTIGGLNSTFMRNLWANNIARNPSVGMYGDFGFANNVVFNWWNRSADGGDNKSEYNFVNNYYKPGPITPMDKPISYRILKPESSRDKELKGVFGKAYVAGNIVEGNEKVTKDNWAGGVQLEDVAEPEKILAGIRTDKPLPMPNVTVIPAQEAYQYVLANAGATLPKRDAVDARIVEDVRTGKITYAKDAKPYAKSPYIKRRLPEDSYKQGIITDPQQVGGYPTYQGKPYTDTDKDGMPDEWEKKHGLNPKDATDATKDRDKDGYSNIEEFLNSAVEIQKVKPAPQGQRKS is encoded by the coding sequence ATGAATAAGAACCTAGCTTTCTTGACTCTTCTCCTGGCTGCCGGTGCAACACGGCCTGCGTGGGCCCAGTACCCCACTATTCCGCCTGATGTGGAAGCCAAAGCCGAAGCTTACCTAGCCGAAGCCGAGAAGCATTCGGACGAGATGTGGGCGAAGGCGCTGCCAATCGTGGAAAAGGAAGCCAAAGCGGGTAAGCCGTTCATTCCTTGGGCAGCGAAACCATCCGACCTGCCGCAGTCAGAGCTGCTTGCTTTTCCGGGGGCTGAAGGTGGCGGTGCCCACTCATTCGGTGGTCGGGGCGGCAAGGTGTACGTCGTGACGACCCTCGCCGACAGCGGCCCTGGTAGCTTGCGCGAAGCCTGCGAACAAGGTGGCGCCCGCATCGTGGTGTTCAACGTGGCGGGTATCATCAAGCTAAAAAGCCCCATTATCATTCGGGCGCCTTATATCACCATTGCCGGCCAAACGGCGCCCGGCGACGGGGTGTGCGTGGCCAACGAGTCGGTCTGGATCAATACCCACGATGTGGTGGTGCGCTACCTGCGTTTCCGCCGCGGGGCTACTGAAGTGGGCCGGCGTGATGATGCCTTGGGCGGCAACCCCGTGGGCAACATTATGATCGACCACGTATCGGCTTCATGGGGCTTGGATGAGAACATGTCGATGTACCGGCACGTGTACCACAACCCCGAAACCGGTAAGGCCGACAAGCTACCGACGGTGAACGTAACCATTCAGAACTCCATCTTCTCGGAGGCGCTCGACTACTACAACCATGCCTTCGGCAGCACCATCGGAGGGCTAAACAGCACCTTCATGCGAAACCTGTGGGCCAACAACATTGCCCGCAACCCCTCGGTGGGTATGTACGGTGACTTCGGCTTTGCGAACAACGTGGTGTTCAACTGGTGGAACCGTTCGGCCGACGGCGGCGACAACAAGTCGGAGTACAACTTCGTGAACAACTACTACAAGCCTGGCCCCATCACGCCGATGGATAAACCCATCAGCTACCGCATCCTCAAGCCCGAAAGTAGTCGCGATAAGGAGTTGAAAGGTGTGTTCGGCAAAGCCTACGTGGCCGGTAACATCGTGGAAGGCAACGAGAAGGTTACCAAGGATAACTGGGCCGGCGGCGTGCAGCTCGAAGATGTGGCTGAGCCGGAGAAAATCCTGGCCGGTATCCGCACCGACAAGCCCTTGCCCATGCCGAACGTAACGGTCATTCCGGCGCAAGAGGCCTACCAGTACGTGCTAGCCAACGCAGGCGCCACCCTACCCAAGCGTGACGCTGTTGACGCCCGCATTGTGGAGGATGTGCGCACCGGCAAAATCACCTACGCCAAGGATGCCAAGCCCTACGCCAAGAGCCCTTATATCAAACGTCGCTTGCCGGAAGATTCTTACAAGCAAGGTATTATCACCGATCCGCAGCAAGTAGGTGGCTATCCCACTTACCAAGGCAAGCCCTACACGGACACCGACAAAGACGGCATGCCCGACGAGTGGGAGAAGAAGCACGGCCTCAATCCCAAAGACGCCACCGACGCTACCAAAGACCGCGACAAAGACGGCTACAGCAACATCGAAGAATTCCTGAACAGCGCAGTAGAAATCCAAAAAGTGAAACCCGCCCCACAAGGTCAGCGCAAGTCATAA
- a CDS encoding RagB/SusD family nutrient uptake outer membrane protein, producing MNKNIRLLTLALLGLATTACEKQLEEYNPSGATAEAVFTTPEGIETAVNGTYTYNRTIYGKESGYALLEMGTDIWTSAASNGATSTNGVTPQPSLMTYQGLNADNVWVKNNLWQQCYAGINLCNQTMKYIGTANVTSARRPSAEAEVRFMRAWYYYLLVESFGPVPLQLEPTEGVVTTATRASVDDVYTQVLSDLEFSLVNLPVTLSAYPAPATASDYGRITRPAAEAFAAKVYLTRGQYQRAANYARKVTTGYTGQGIRLLTNYADLWNINNQRNTEVLWAVNYSTNLTFNAGSNLGHTFFLMEYNTLPGMTRDVANGFANVRYMPTRFLLNLYNEQNDSRYAASFKQAWLANNSATIPKWSQAEVGQNAALAPLLNQPKFAVGDTAVLTTKRSIPNFQQQYTTRFRFRTYDIDDIYNADGTPKDRFHYPSLRKFDDPTRASATETQSSRDVFILRVGDIALIGAEAQVRLGKADSAAYYVNLVRTRAALPGRTAAMQVTAAQMNLDFVLDERARELAGEQVRWLDLKRTGKLLERVRNYNPDAKNDIKDFHLLRPIPQSDIDAVTNKGEFMQNPGY from the coding sequence ATGAACAAGAACATTCGTCTCCTGACTCTCGCGCTGCTTGGCCTAGCCACCACAGCTTGCGAAAAACAGCTGGAAGAGTATAACCCAAGTGGGGCAACGGCTGAGGCCGTGTTCACCACCCCCGAGGGGATAGAAACGGCCGTCAACGGTACCTATACCTACAACCGCACTATCTACGGTAAGGAATCCGGCTACGCCTTGCTGGAAATGGGCACCGATATCTGGACCAGCGCTGCTAGTAACGGCGCCACTTCCACCAACGGCGTAACGCCCCAGCCGTCGCTGATGACCTACCAAGGCCTGAATGCCGATAACGTGTGGGTGAAGAACAACCTGTGGCAACAGTGCTACGCCGGCATCAACCTCTGCAACCAGACCATGAAGTACATCGGCACGGCTAACGTGACGTCGGCTCGCCGGCCGTCGGCGGAAGCTGAAGTACGCTTCATGCGTGCCTGGTACTACTACCTGCTAGTAGAAAGCTTTGGGCCAGTTCCGCTCCAGCTGGAGCCTACTGAAGGCGTGGTAACCACCGCCACCCGCGCCTCCGTTGACGACGTGTATACGCAGGTGCTAAGCGACTTAGAGTTCTCACTGGTGAACCTCCCCGTGACGCTATCGGCTTACCCTGCTCCCGCTACCGCAAGTGACTACGGCCGCATTACCCGGCCCGCCGCCGAGGCCTTTGCGGCCAAGGTGTACCTCACCCGTGGCCAATACCAGCGCGCTGCTAACTACGCCCGCAAGGTAACCACTGGCTACACTGGCCAAGGCATTCGCCTGCTTACCAACTACGCTGACCTCTGGAATATAAATAACCAGCGCAATACGGAGGTGCTGTGGGCGGTGAACTACTCCACCAACCTGACCTTCAACGCGGGCAGCAACCTAGGTCACACCTTCTTTTTGATGGAGTACAACACGTTGCCCGGCATGACGCGCGACGTGGCTAACGGCTTCGCCAACGTGCGCTACATGCCCACGCGCTTCCTGCTAAACCTGTATAATGAGCAGAACGATAGTCGCTATGCTGCTTCCTTTAAGCAGGCGTGGCTAGCCAACAACAGCGCTACTATTCCAAAATGGTCGCAGGCCGAAGTAGGCCAGAACGCAGCCCTGGCTCCGTTGCTGAACCAGCCCAAATTCGCCGTGGGCGACACGGCCGTGCTGACTACCAAGCGCAGCATCCCGAACTTTCAGCAGCAGTACACCACGCGTTTCCGCTTCCGCACCTACGATATCGACGATATCTACAACGCCGACGGTACACCCAAAGATCGGTTCCACTACCCTTCTTTGCGGAAGTTCGATGACCCAACCCGTGCTTCTGCCACGGAAACGCAAAGCTCCCGCGATGTATTCATCCTGCGTGTTGGTGACATTGCCCTGATAGGAGCGGAAGCCCAAGTGCGCCTTGGTAAAGCCGACTCGGCTGCTTACTACGTGAACTTGGTGCGCACCCGCGCCGCCCTACCCGGCCGCACGGCAGCCATGCAGGTCACTGCTGCCCAGATGAATCTCGACTTCGTCCTCGACGAGCGGGCGCGAGAGCTAGCCGGTGAGCAAGTGCGCTGGCTCGACCTCAAGCGTACTGGCAAGCTGCTAGAGCGCGTGCGCAACTACAACCCCGACGCCAAGAACGACATCAAGGACTTTCACTTGCTGCGCCCCATTCCGCAGAGTGACATCGACGCGGTGACGAACAAAGGCGAGTTTATGCAAAATCCTGGTTACTAG